The following nucleotide sequence is from Methylotenera sp. G11.
TGTTCGATATTCTGGACATCAGCGAAAAGCTTACCGGGCTGGTGATCGGCACCTCACTGCTTTTTGTTGCGTATGCGCTTAACCAATCCAGGCACATTGCGATAGCGGCTTTCTGGTATTTTGCCGGCGCTGTGATACAGCTGTGGTCGATATTCGAGCTGGTGAAGAACTCGTCACTTGAACCTGTATACCTCGGCGCATCTGCATTGATGATATTCATGAGCACCTATGTGCGCAGCAGGACGCTGCTGCTGGTTGGTACGCTGTCCATGCTGTGCTACATCGGCTATTACACGGCAAAACATTTTGCGAATGCCGTAGGCTGGCCGATTGCGCTGGTGCTGATCGGTATCGCCCTGATAGGGCTGAGCTCACTGGCCGTGAGGCTGAACAACAAATATATCAGAGCAGCAGCTTAAAAAAAAGCACCGGTAAATCTGCAAGCAGAACTCAGCGGTGCTTTTTATCCTGGGTTTGAGTCATCATGGCTTTGCGTGACGGGCTGTTCCAGTTTCGGGGGTGCAAATTACAGATGCAGGTGCTCGCGTATGCGCTGCGCTGCTTCCATGCACTCATCATAAGAGGCAACCAGCGCGATACGCACGAAGTTCTTCCCTGGGTTGACGCCATGTGCCTCGCGCGCGAGAAAGCTGCCCGGCAATACCGTGATATTCAGGTCGCGGTAGAGTTTTACAGCCAGTTCAGTGTCGGAAATGTTCTGATCTTTGATTCTTGCCCATAGATAAAACGCAGCATCCGGAATAACCGCTTCCAGCACATCGGTCAGCAGCGGTGTAACGTCTTTGAATTTCCGGGCATACTGAGCGCGGTTTTCAATGACATGCGTCTCATCGTTCCATGCGGCAACTGACGCAGCCTGCACGGCAGGGTTCATCGCGCAGCCATGATAAGTGCGATACAGCGTGAATTTTTCGATAATGGCTTCGTCACCGGCCACGAAGCCTGAACGCATGCCGGGCACATTGGAGCGCTTGGAAAGCGAGCTGAAAACAACCAGGTTCCTGTAGTTTCTGCCAAGCTGGTGCGCTGCCTGTAACGCGCCTAATGGCGGGTGCGCTTCATCAAAATAGATTTCCGAATAGCACTCATCTGCCGCAATGACAAAGCCATGACGGTCTGACAACTCAAAAAGATCTTTCCATTGTGCCAGGCTCATTACTTTGCCGGACGGATTGCCGGGGCTGCATACATAAACCAGCTGGGTGCGGGCCAGTATATCAGCCGGTACGCTGGAAAAATCCATGACATGGTTATGTTCCGCATCCTCGTGCGGCAATGTGTTCAGGAAATAAGGCTCGGCGCCGGCCAGGAATGCCGCGCCTTCGTAAATCTGGTAGAACGGGTTTGGCGAGATCACGACGGGGGTGATCTCTGATGCATCGATGATGGCCTGTGCGAAAGCAAATAGCGCTTCACGGCTGCCGTTGACAGGCAGTATTGCTTTTTCGGCGCTTAATGCCGGGATGTTGTAACGCCTGGCAATCCAGCTGGAAATTGCTTCGCGTAGCTCGTTTGAGCCGATAGTCGTGGGATAATTGGCTAAGCCGGACAGGTTTCCAACCAGCGCATCTTTTATCAGTTGCGGCGTAGCGTGTTTAGGCTCTCCGATTGATAAATTGATCGGCGTAAAAGCAGGGTTGGGAACAATCCCTTTAAACAGGTCGCGCAAGCGCTGGAAAGGGTAGGGCTGCAGTAAATTCAGATTAGGATTCATAGGCATCATTATAATGAGCAATAGCGATAATAAAAACTCTTTTGCAGTCTTCGGTTTACTTTTTGGCGCCCTGTGCTGGGGCATTATCTGGTATCCGTACCGCATCATGGCTGATGCCGGTGTGTCGGGCATCGTTTCCAGTTTCTATACCTACAGCATTGCCGTAGCGCTGGCAGGGGTCTATTTTGCTGCCCACTGGCGGGGCATATTCAAGTTACCGTTGAGCATAGTGTGGCTAAGCCTCGTAGCAGGGTGGACCAACCTGAGTTATGTACTGGCGATTATCGACGGCGAAGTCATGCGCGTGATGCTGCTGTTTTATCTTTCGCCGCTGTGGACGCTGATACTCGCGCATTTCTGGCTTAAGGAAAAGACGCACCTGCCTGGGGTGGCCGCCATCATTACATCGCTGCTTGGCGCTTATATCATGCTGTATGACCCGGCTGCCAGCCGGTTTCCTGTGCCTGCAAACAACGCGGAGTGGCTGGGGCTTTCTTCCGGATTCGGCTTTGCGCTGACCAATGTCATGGCAAGAAAATCCGTACATCTGACGCTGCGTGCAAAATCTTTCGCGATATGGACAGGCGTGATGCTTGTCTGCCTGATCGCCATGCCGCTGATGCAGGTTCCTCTCATGTCACCTGTAGTGTTCACATCAGGCAACTGGCTGATTATGGGCTTGATTGCGATTCTGCTGATTGCGGCTACGTTTCTTGTGCAATATGGCGTAACCTTGATCAAGGCCACCAGGGCTTCAGTGCTGTTTTTGTTTGAACTGGTGGTGGCGGCAATTGCTGCATATTTCCTGACGGATGAAACAATGCAGATGAATGAATGGATAGGTGGTGCCCTGATTGTGGCAGCTTCCATATTTGCTGCATTCAATCATCGGGACTGATGACTGCCGTAATTGAATCAAGCGATCATGACTGTTGCTACAAGGGAGCCCCAGGCTCCTTTTTACTGGCTGTCATATTTCCGGGGTATGCAAGGGCATGATACAAGGGAAAGCCAAGTGCAGACTTGCATAAAAAAACACCCCGACGAATCGGGGTGTTTTCTTTGAATCAACTAGGTATTAGCTAGTAATCTTTTGTTTTGCAACAAGCGATTACAGGCTGAATACTGTCAATGCACCGCCGCCAGGAGCCGCGTTGTATTTAGTCAATTCTTTGTAACCACCAGCAGCACCCAGTGCGTCTGTGTCGTTAGTCATACCAAGGTTCATCGCTACGCCAGCCCAGCCGCCGATACCAGACAGCACGCCAACGTATTGTTTACCTTTAACACCGTAGGTGAATGCATTACCAATCACGCCTGAACCCACTTGGAATTTCCAGAGTTCTTTACCTGATTTGGCATCAACAGCTTTGAACCAGCGGTCCAGTGTGCCGTAGAATACCAAGTCAGTAGCTGTTGTCAAAGCACCGCCCCATGCAGAGAATTTCTCTTTGTTGTACCAAACTTTTTTGTTGGTCATTGGATCATAAGCAGCAAAGCCACCCATTACGCCGTCAGGACCAGCAAACATCGTCAAGGTAGCACCAACCCATGGTTGACCTGCAACGTATTTAGACTCAACTGGCTCGTATGTCATACATACGTGGTTCAGTGGAGAGTACACTAAACCAGTTTTTGGTGAGTATGCAGCTGGTTGTTGGTCTTTTGTACCCAATGCAGCTGGGCATACGCCTTTAGCATTGTAGTCTTGGTGAGTTGAAGCTGATGCCAGTTTGTTTGGTACACCAGTTTTCATGTCAACGTCAGTTGCCCAGTTAACGAATGGGTGTACTTTTTCTGCAGCTTGCAGTTTACCGTTGTGTGCGTTCCATGTGTAAGCGAAGCCGTTACGGTCATGGTGCCATGCGTAAGTTTTGCCGCCTTTGTCGAACAGGATGACTTCGTTGATGCCGTCATAGTCCCACTCGTCGTGTGGTGTCATTTGCATGCCCCATTTTGCAACGCCTGTGTCCAGGTCACGTGCAAATACAGTCATTGACCATTTGTTGTCGCCTGGACGTACGTCCGGGTTCCAAACAGATGGGTTACCTGTACCGTAGTAAACCAGGTTGGTACGTGCATCATATGGCCACCAGCCCCATGTAGAGCCACCACCATGTTGCCAGCCGTCTTTCACAGCTTGTGGTTTCAACCAGGTACGTGTACCCAGTTCTTTTTCGCCGATTTTCAGTTGGTCGTTAGGGATCTTTTTGAAAGAACCGCCCATTTTGTTACCGCCGTTTACGTCTTGGTAAACTGACAGTGCGCTGTATTCTGGTGTGTCTTTGTTGAAGTCTGCACCGATCAGCATTTCAGCGTCTGGGCCTGTTGAGTAGGCTTTCCATGCCAGTGAGCCGTCTTTCAGGTTGTAGGCTGCCAGGAAGCAACGTACGCCGAACTCAGCACCTGAGCAACCAGTCAGTACTTTGTCTTTGATTACGTGTGGTGCGTTGGTGTTAGTTGCACCTACTTTTGGATCTGTGTTTTGTACAGACCATACTTTAGCACCGGTTTTTGCGTCTAAAGCAACCAGGTTGCCGTCGTTCTGTTGCAGGAAGATTTTACCGTCGCCGAAGCCAAGACCGCGTGATACGTTGTCACAGCACAGTACAGCTTGTACTGATGGGTCTTGTTTTGGGAAGTATGACCATACGATTTTTTGGTTGTCGTTCAGGTCAAGTGCGTATACGTTGTTTGGGAATGCAGTGTGAACGTACATTACGTTGCCAACCACAACTGGTGAACCTTCGTGACCACGGTTTACACCAGTGGCGAATGTCCAGGCTGCTTTCAGGTTTTTAACGTTGCCTTTGTTCACTTGTGACAAAGCGCTGTAGCCTTGGTTGTTGTGCTGACCGCGTGGGTGTGCCCAGTTGTTCGCGTCTTTCATCGCTGCTTCTTGATCTGCAGCTGCTGAGGCTACCAATGGCAGCGCCATTGTCATACCTGCAACTAAGCCAAGTGCTAACTTGATTTTGTTGATTTGCATATTATTCTCCAAATATTTTTCTGCATCGGGATGTAAAACATAACAAAAATGATCGCAAGAGTGATCCTGCAAAATTAATTTCAAACAGTAATCTTTTGGAATCGCTTTGTTATCGGTACTCCACATTCGTGGAATGCAGCCAATGTATTAGGTATTAATACGAATAGCAACATATATTTTTTACAATTTTGTTACATGTTTGTGTAATTTGACATGGTGCAATAGGCCTGAGCCTTTCTGCGCCTGGCTTACAGCGAAATTTTACCTGTATGTTTATTGGTAATGTTTTTTACAGGTTTGCTGTCAGCGATCAAACCATCGTTCAGGCTGTTTTTTAGGGATGCTTATTATTCGCGGCTCTTCAGCCAGTCAGGCTTGATTCACGCCGCTTGATTTTTAAAGTGGATTCATTTTTTTCTGTAACATCTTATTTACAAATAGTGAAAATGCGTTAATACTTGTTTACGCAAGCATCGTGTTAAGGATAGTGACAAAGTAAGACTGAATTAAGAAAAACAAATACAGTGTAGGCAGCGTTTTTTCAGCTGCAACGCATTGCCCGATTGCCATATTTTGCGTAAAGGATAATGTTCATGAGTCTGTTAAACTTATTTTGGCTGTTTGTAGTACCTAACAAAGGATGGCGGCGTCTGGTGCAGTCCAAACCATCGATGCACCGCCTTTTCTTTCTGCATGTTGTTCCGCTTTCACTGATTCCCCCTTTATTTATTTATTACGCTGCCGGTGATTTTGCAGGAGATTTGCTGCCGGTTTTATCCAGTGCCAAGCTGCTGCTGGTCTCGATTATTCTGTTTGTCGTTGAGCTGGCAATCGTGCCGATCATGGGCCTGGTCGTGCGCCAGCTGGCCGAGGTGGCGGAGATTCACCCCAGTTACCATGATTCATTCATCCTGGCGGCAGTGGCGCCAACGCCGTTATGGCTGATGCCGGTATTTTTCCTGATCCCGAGTATGCTGCTGAGCCTGGTGGTGCTGACGGCCGCGCTTTTGTATACGACCAGCTTTATCTACTATGGCATCCCTGCCGTGTTTCATATCAAGGAGCGCGGACATGCCATGCTCCTGTTCGGTGCGGTGTTGACTGCCGGCGCGGTCGCATGGGGGTTCCTGATGGTTGCAACACTGGTCATATTGGGCAGTGTGCAGAGCCTGTAGCTCAGATTGCGTGTCATTGTATGAACGATACAAGCGGTCAGGCTTCTAGCCGCTGACCGCTTGGTTATATAGGTTATGTACGCCGTTTTAATGTCGACTTATCCGTCAGATTGCAGTTAAAATTGTTTAATGCAATTAAATGGGTATGCACATGACATCAAAGTATTCTAGCCCCTGGTTATTTATCCCGATTGCGCTGGCAATGGTTGTGGCAGCACTATTCTCATGGCAATATTTTCACCGGGCAAAAACCCCTGAATCGTTTGCGTCCGGCAACGGGCGCATTGAGGCTACCAGCATCAATATCGCAACAAAAATGAGCGGCCGCATCAAAGAGGTTCTGGTGCGTGAGGGGGATGACGTTGTCAGCGGGCAGGTGCTGGCTTATATGGATACCGCCACGCTTGTGGCCGACCTGCATGAGGCGGAAGCACAGGTCAAGCGCGCCAGAAGCGCCAGGCAGATAGCACAGGCCAATGTAGCGCAGCGGGAAAGTGAGAAAGCCGCAGCCAATGCCTTGATCGCACAGCGTGAAAGTGAATTGGCATTGACCGAAAAAGACCTGCAGAGAACGCAGCAGCTGATCGATAAAGGCTTTGTTTCCCCGCAGAAGCTTGATGTAGATAAATCCAGAAAAAACAGCGCAGCGGCTTCAACCCGGGCTGCCAGGTCGCAGCAGAACGAAGTCCAGTCATCCATCAGCGCAGCCCAGGCTGCCGTGAATGAAACGCAGTCTGCCATAGAGGCAGCAGAAGCCAAGGTTGAAAAAATCAAGGCAGATATCAGGGATGCCGCCCTGACGGCACCGATCAGCGGCCGTGTCCTGTACCGTCTGGCAGAGCCGGGCGAAGTGCTGGGTGCAGGTGGCAATGTTGTGACACTGCTTGATATTACTGATGTTTACATGACCATTTTTCTGCCTACATCACAGGCCGGGCGCATCGCTATCGGTACTGATGCCCGGATTGTGCTGGATGTACGGCCTGATATTTCCATTCCGGCTACGATTACTTTTGTCTCGCCCGAAGCGCAGTTCACGCCAAAATCCGTAGAAACGCGCACCGAACGCGAGAAGCTGATGTTCCGTGTGAAGGTCAAGATTCCAGAAGCCCTCCTGAAAGCGCACGCCAGGCGCGTGAAGACCGGCTTGCCCGGAGTCGCTTATGTGCGCCTCGATGCAAACGCAGACTGGCCGGATACTTTGCCGCCTTTAGTGAATGATAAAAATTCACGATGAGTGAAGGTATTGTTGCCAGCCTGAACGGAGTCAGCCTGCGCTATGGCGACCATATCGCGCTGGAAAATATCAATCTGGAAATTCCAGCCGGCGTAATGGTCGGGCTCATCGGGCCGGATGGTGTCGGCAAATCCAGCCTGCTGGCACTGGTCTCCGGTGTGCGCAGGATACAGTCCGGCACCGTAGTGGCGCTGGGCGGCGACATGGCAGACAAAAGCCACCGGCTTGCAGTCTGCACCCGTATCGCCTACATGCCGCAGGGTTTGGGTAAAAACCTTTATATGACACTTTCCGTGTTTGAGAATGTGGAATTCTTCGGCCGCCTGTTTGGACAGGGGCGGGCGGAGCGTGAGGCGCGCATCGCGGAACTGCTTGAGAGTACCGGGCTGGCGCCATTCCGGGATCGGCCAGCCGGCAAACTTTCAGGCGGCATGAAACAGAAGCTGGGGCTGTGCTGCGCCTTGATCCATGACCCGGATTTATTGATCCTGGATGAGCCGACTACCGGGGTTGATCCATTGTCCAGGCGCCAGTTCTGGCGGTTGATTGCGCATATCCGTGAGCGCAGGCCCGGCATGAGCGTGATCGTTGCAACCGCATATATGCAGGAAGCCTCCGGTTTTGACTGGCTGGTTGCAATGGATGGGGGCAAGATACTGGATACCGGCAGCCCCGCAGCCCTGCTCAGCCGTACAGGTGCAGATGACCTGGATGCGGCATTTATTCAGCTGCTGCCTGTAGAAAAACGTCGGCATCACGAACGGCTTGCCGTGCCGCCCAGGCAAGTGCAGGCGGATGCATCGCCGGCCATTCGTGCAGAGAACCTGACCATGCAGTTTGGCGGCTTTACCGCAGTCGACCATGTGGATTTTGAGATCAGCCGCGGCGAGATATTCGGGTTTCTTGGATCTAACGGCTGCGGCAAAACCA
It contains:
- a CDS encoding PQQ-dependent dehydrogenase, methanol/ethanol family, translated to MQINKIKLALGLVAGMTMALPLVASAAADQEAAMKDANNWAHPRGQHNNQGYSALSQVNKGNVKNLKAAWTFATGVNRGHEGSPVVVGNVMYVHTAFPNNVYALDLNDNQKIVWSYFPKQDPSVQAVLCCDNVSRGLGFGDGKIFLQQNDGNLVALDAKTGAKVWSVQNTDPKVGATNTNAPHVIKDKVLTGCSGAEFGVRCFLAAYNLKDGSLAWKAYSTGPDAEMLIGADFNKDTPEYSALSVYQDVNGGNKMGGSFKKIPNDQLKIGEKELGTRTWLKPQAVKDGWQHGGGSTWGWWPYDARTNLVYYGTGNPSVWNPDVRPGDNKWSMTVFARDLDTGVAKWGMQMTPHDEWDYDGINEVILFDKGGKTYAWHHDRNGFAYTWNAHNGKLQAAEKVHPFVNWATDVDMKTGVPNKLASASTHQDYNAKGVCPAALGTKDQQPAAYSPKTGLVYSPLNHVCMTYEPVESKYVAGQPWVGATLTMFAGPDGVMGGFAAYDPMTNKKVWYNKEKFSAWGGALTTATDLVFYGTLDRWFKAVDAKSGKELWKFQVGSGVIGNAFTYGVKGKQYVGVLSGIGGWAGVAMNLGMTNDTDALGAAGGYKELTKYNAAPGGGALTVFSL
- a CDS encoding Yip1 family protein, whose protein sequence is MSLLNLFWLFVVPNKGWRRLVQSKPSMHRLFFLHVVPLSLIPPLFIYYAAGDFAGDLLPVLSSAKLLLVSIILFVVELAIVPIMGLVVRQLAEVAEIHPSYHDSFILAAVAPTPLWLMPVFFLIPSMLLSLVVLTAALLYTTSFIYYGIPAVFHIKERGHAMLLFGAVLTAGAVAWGFLMVATLVILGSVQSL
- a CDS encoding HlyD family secretion protein translates to MTSKYSSPWLFIPIALAMVVAALFSWQYFHRAKTPESFASGNGRIEATSINIATKMSGRIKEVLVREGDDVVSGQVLAYMDTATLVADLHEAEAQVKRARSARQIAQANVAQRESEKAAANALIAQRESELALTEKDLQRTQQLIDKGFVSPQKLDVDKSRKNSAAASTRAARSQQNEVQSSISAAQAAVNETQSAIEAAEAKVEKIKADIRDAALTAPISGRVLYRLAEPGEVLGAGGNVVTLLDITDVYMTIFLPTSQAGRIAIGTDARIVLDVRPDISIPATITFVSPEAQFTPKSVETRTEREKLMFRVKVKIPEALLKAHARRVKTGLPGVAYVRLDANADWPDTLPPLVNDKNSR
- the dapC gene encoding succinyldiaminopimelate transaminase, whose protein sequence is MNPNLNLLQPYPFQRLRDLFKGIVPNPAFTPINLSIGEPKHATPQLIKDALVGNLSGLANYPTTIGSNELREAISSWIARRYNIPALSAEKAILPVNGSREALFAFAQAIIDASEITPVVISPNPFYQIYEGAAFLAGAEPYFLNTLPHEDAEHNHVMDFSSVPADILARTQLVYVCSPGNPSGKVMSLAQWKDLFELSDRHGFVIAADECYSEIYFDEAHPPLGALQAAHQLGRNYRNLVVFSSLSKRSNVPGMRSGFVAGDEAIIEKFTLYRTYHGCAMNPAVQAASVAAWNDETHVIENRAQYARKFKDVTPLLTDVLEAVIPDAAFYLWARIKDQNISDTELAVKLYRDLNITVLPGSFLAREAHGVNPGKNFVRIALVASYDECMEAAQRIREHLHL
- a CDS encoding DMT family transporter, with product MSNSDNKNSFAVFGLLFGALCWGIIWYPYRIMADAGVSGIVSSFYTYSIAVALAGVYFAAHWRGIFKLPLSIVWLSLVAGWTNLSYVLAIIDGEVMRVMLLFYLSPLWTLILAHFWLKEKTHLPGVAAIITSLLGAYIMLYDPAASRFPVPANNAEWLGLSSGFGFALTNVMARKSVHLTLRAKSFAIWTGVMLVCLIAMPLMQVPLMSPVVFTSGNWLIMGLIAILLIAATFLVQYGVTLIKATRASVLFLFELVVAAIAAYFLTDETMQMNEWIGGALIVAASIFAAFNHRD